In a single window of the Streptacidiphilus sp. P02-A3a genome:
- a CDS encoding DUF3311 domain-containing protein produces the protein MADTAQTAPPPVPPPLPVVTPTRVACALLLLAPVVALLWVNSYARTSPSFIGIPFFYWYQLLWVIIAAVLTGAAYLLIRREEARRGPRRTEAGR, from the coding sequence ATGGCCGATACCGCGCAGACCGCCCCGCCGCCCGTACCGCCGCCACTGCCCGTGGTCACCCCGACCCGGGTCGCCTGCGCATTACTGCTGCTGGCCCCGGTGGTGGCGCTGCTCTGGGTCAACTCCTACGCCAGAACCTCACCCTCGTTCATCGGCATCCCCTTCTTCTACTGGTACCAGCTGCTCTGGGTGATCATCGCCGCCGTCCTCACCGGCGCCGCCTACCTGCTGATCCGGCGCGAGGAAGCCCGACGCGGGCCGCGACGGACGGAGGCCGGGCGATGA
- a CDS encoding LCP family protein, with product MRTRRRPRAAPGGGSSGSPPGPPPGWPCSPPGSAPVSCSASPAGSTPSACPGSGTGPPPRRPTVELTFNAFQSLTDAVNGVTVCVPPPGINDPNYSGLVLSAGHHVVKGAQALEFVRDRHGVGDALTSNLTVDSTLDPLPAMVSLAESVKGLKTHYIQMITAPDGPSADPSPSISAESRSGDQDICSDLPTPNAYGGSPDGQ from the coding sequence CTGAGGACCCGGAGGCGGCCCCGGGCAGCACCCGGCGGCGGATCCTCAGGGTCACCGCCTGGTCCACCGCCGGGGTGGCCGTGCTCACCGCCGGGGTCGGCGCCTGTCTCGTGCTCAGCCTCACCGGCCGGATCGACACCATCAGCCTGTCCTGGGTCCGGAACCGGCCCGCCGCCTCGAAGGCCGACCGTCGAACTCACCTTCAACGCCTTCCAGTCGCTGACCGACGCGGTCAACGGCGTTACCGTCTGCGTACCACCACCCGGTATCAACGACCCGAACTACAGCGGCCTGGTCCTCAGCGCCGGCCACCACGTGGTCAAGGGCGCCCAGGCACTCGAATTCGTCCGCGACCGCCACGGCGTCGGCGACGCCCTCACCAGCAACCTCACCGTCGACAGCACCCTGGACCCACTCCCCGCCATGGTCTCCCTGGCCGAAAGCGTCAAGGGCCTCAAGACCCACTACATCCAGATGATCACCGCCCCCGACGGACCGTCGGCCGACCCGTCCCCCTCGATCAGCGCCGAGAGCCGCAGCGGCGACCAGGACATCTGCTCCGACCTGCCCACCCCCAACGCCTACGGCGGCTCCCCCGACGGCCAGTGA
- a CDS encoding MBL fold metallo-hydrolase gives MNTEPEQGGWFVDERCTNCDVARQLAPDLIGVRDGRSVVLRQPRGQAETGRLLAAAHACHTRSIRSSAPLSPAGDPYPLALDDAVLLCGHNSRRTAGANSYLLRRPDGGTMMVDTPRWSPLLADRYAALGPVTDVLLTHRDHAAHGRRYADRFGARLWIHEGDLAAAPDADRVLRGTGPTAVGPGVTAVPLPGHTLGSVLYLADDRYCFSGDSLYWSRTTADVEVFDTVAWYSIEELATSLARTADQLRFEWLLPGHGDRRRLPAAEMAERLRRLTVRAQGLRQRPTDIHGVRW, from the coding sequence ATGAACACGGAACCGGAGCAGGGCGGCTGGTTCGTCGACGAGCGCTGCACCAACTGCGATGTCGCCCGGCAGCTCGCCCCGGACCTGATCGGGGTCCGGGACGGGCGGTCGGTCGTGCTGCGCCAGCCGCGCGGGCAGGCCGAGACCGGGCGGTTACTGGCCGCCGCGCACGCCTGCCACACCCGCTCGATCCGCTCGTCGGCGCCGCTGTCCCCGGCCGGCGACCCCTACCCGCTGGCCCTGGACGACGCCGTGCTGCTCTGCGGCCACAACTCCCGGCGCACCGCCGGGGCCAACTCCTACCTGCTGCGCCGCCCGGACGGCGGCACCATGATGGTGGACACCCCCCGCTGGAGCCCGCTACTGGCCGACCGGTACGCGGCGCTCGGCCCGGTCACCGACGTCCTGCTCACCCACCGCGACCACGCGGCGCACGGCCGCCGGTACGCCGACCGCTTCGGCGCCCGGCTGTGGATCCACGAGGGCGACCTGGCCGCCGCGCCGGACGCCGACCGGGTGCTGCGCGGCACCGGACCGACCGCCGTCGGACCGGGCGTCACCGCCGTCCCGCTGCCCGGGCACACCCTGGGCAGCGTGCTCTACCTGGCGGACGACCGGTACTGCTTCAGCGGTGACAGCCTGTACTGGTCGCGCACGACGGCGGACGTCGAGGTGTTCGACACCGTCGCCTGGTACTCGATCGAGGAGCTGGCCACCTCGCTGGCCCGCACCGCCGACCAACTGCGCTTCGAGTGGCTGCTGCCGGGCCACGGCGACCGCAGGCGGCTCCCGGCGGCGGAGATGGCCGAGCGGCTGCGACGGCTGACGGTCCGCGCCCAGGGGCTGCGCCAGCGGCCGACGGACATCCACGGCGTCCGCTGGTAG
- a CDS encoding pyridoxal-phosphate dependent enzyme: MAVYESVTDAIGGTPLFRLSRLSGLGDGGGAPVYAKAEFLSIGGSVKDRAALSMVQAAERAGLLRPGGTIIEATSGNTGIGLAIIGRQRGYRVLVGVSDRSAREKSDILRAYGAEVLLAPTSLPKEHPDHLFQVVRRLAEEIPGAWLANQYDNPANPDAHVRTTGPEIWEQTGGRITHFVAGVGTGGTISGTGAYLKQVSAGRVSVIGADPESSVYSGGDGSPYFVESIGHFVHPGTVEDLWPESFHPGVVDRFERIPDRESLLTARQLAREEGLLAGPSSGTALAAALRTARGLGPEDLVVVLLPDSGRSYLSKALSDDWLRQWGFLEEPRDADDKEPTVRSVLDPAPLTTVSSRATLGEALAALRPVPGGVAPVALERQERRHPVSASEVTGSIDGSAVEAALAEGRARPDDPLTALLGPVLPTVGVGQPLSDALAALGAAHSAAVVLVDGRAVSLVHRSRLTG; encoded by the coding sequence ATGGCGGTCTACGAATCGGTCACCGACGCGATCGGCGGGACGCCGCTGTTCCGGCTGTCCCGGCTGTCCGGACTCGGTGACGGGGGCGGCGCGCCGGTCTACGCCAAGGCGGAGTTCCTCAGCATCGGCGGCAGCGTCAAGGACCGGGCCGCGCTGTCGATGGTGCAGGCCGCCGAGCGCGCCGGGCTGCTCCGGCCGGGTGGCACGATCATCGAGGCCACCTCCGGCAACACCGGGATCGGCCTGGCCATCATCGGTCGGCAGCGCGGCTACCGGGTGCTGGTCGGCGTCTCCGACCGGTCGGCCCGGGAGAAGAGCGACATCCTGCGGGCCTACGGGGCCGAGGTGCTGCTGGCGCCCACCTCGCTGCCCAAGGAGCACCCGGACCACCTGTTCCAGGTGGTCCGGCGGCTCGCCGAGGAGATCCCCGGCGCCTGGCTGGCCAACCAGTACGACAACCCGGCCAACCCGGACGCCCACGTGCGGACCACCGGGCCGGAGATCTGGGAGCAGACCGGCGGCCGGATCACCCACTTCGTGGCCGGGGTGGGCACCGGCGGCACCATCAGCGGCACCGGCGCCTACCTGAAGCAGGTGTCCGCGGGCCGGGTCAGCGTGATCGGCGCGGACCCGGAGTCCTCGGTCTACTCCGGCGGCGACGGCAGCCCGTACTTCGTCGAGAGCATCGGCCACTTCGTCCACCCGGGGACGGTGGAGGACCTGTGGCCGGAGTCGTTCCACCCCGGGGTGGTAGACCGCTTCGAGCGGATCCCGGACCGCGAGTCGCTGCTGACGGCTCGTCAACTCGCACGCGAGGAGGGGCTGCTGGCCGGACCGTCGTCGGGCACCGCGCTGGCCGCGGCGCTCCGCACGGCCCGCGGCCTGGGACCGGAGGACCTGGTGGTGGTGCTGCTGCCGGACTCCGGCCGGTCGTACCTGTCCAAGGCGCTGAGCGACGACTGGCTGCGACAGTGGGGCTTCCTGGAGGAACCGCGCGACGCGGACGACAAGGAGCCGACCGTGCGCTCGGTGCTCGACCCGGCGCCGCTGACCACCGTCTCCTCCCGGGCCACCCTCGGCGAGGCGCTGGCCGCCCTGCGCCCGGTCCCGGGCGGGGTCGCCCCGGTGGCGCTGGAGCGCCAGGAGCGGCGGCACCCGGTCAGCGCCAGCGAGGTCACCGGCTCGATCGACGGCTCGGCGGTGGAGGCGGCGCTCGCCGAGGGCCGGGCCCGCCCGGACGACCCGCTGACCGCGCTGCTCGGCCCGGTGCTGCCGACCGTGGGCGTCGGCCAGCCGCTGTCCGACGCCCTGGCCGCGCTCGGCGCGGCGCACAGCGCGGCGGTGGTGCTGGTGGACGGCCGCGCGGTCTCGCTGGTGCACCGCTCCCGGCTGACGGGCTGA
- a CDS encoding DUF1684 domain-containing protein produces MTVQEIDRVEFVQQWEEWYREHDRQFAAPHGFLAVTSLRWLDAEPTRFEDAPGAWSSTAEGVVVELDEGEELTVDGVAVHGRHSFGVLGERVSVHAGSGAAVIEVAKRGGHDILRPRHPDNPLRTGFTSTPSYQPDPRWVRTGRYLPYPEPRPVTVGAAVEGLQHVYDSPGQVEFELDGAVHRLTAFNGREPGSLQLLFTDATSGVTTYAANRTIAVPAPDEQGAVVIDFNRAGNLPCAYTDLATCPLPPAENRLPFAVEAGVKIPTERQH; encoded by the coding sequence ATGACAGTCCAGGAGATCGACCGGGTGGAGTTCGTCCAGCAGTGGGAGGAGTGGTACCGCGAACACGACCGGCAGTTCGCCGCCCCGCACGGCTTCCTCGCGGTGACCAGCCTGCGCTGGCTGGACGCCGAGCCGACCCGCTTCGAGGACGCCCCCGGGGCCTGGTCCAGCACCGCCGAGGGCGTGGTGGTCGAGCTGGACGAGGGCGAGGAGCTGACCGTGGACGGCGTCGCCGTGCACGGACGGCACAGCTTCGGCGTGCTCGGCGAGCGCGTCAGCGTGCACGCCGGATCCGGCGCGGCGGTGATCGAGGTCGCCAAGCGCGGCGGCCACGACATCCTGCGCCCGCGCCACCCGGACAACCCGCTGCGCACCGGCTTCACCAGCACCCCCAGCTACCAGCCGGACCCGCGCTGGGTCCGCACCGGCCGCTACCTGCCCTACCCGGAGCCGCGCCCGGTGACCGTGGGTGCGGCGGTCGAGGGCCTTCAGCACGTCTACGACTCCCCCGGTCAGGTCGAGTTCGAACTCGACGGCGCGGTCCACCGGTTGACCGCGTTCAACGGCCGGGAGCCCGGCAGCCTGCAACTGCTGTTCACCGACGCCACCTCCGGGGTGACCACCTACGCCGCCAACCGCACCATCGCCGTGCCCGCTCCGGACGAGCAGGGCGCGGTGGTGATCGACTTCAACCGGGCGGGCAACCTCCCCTGCGCCTACACCGACCTCGCCACCTGCCCGCTGCCGCCGGCCGAGAACCGGCTGCCGTTCGCGGTCGAGGCGGGGGTGAAGATCCCGACGGAGCGGCAGCACTGA
- a CDS encoding MarR family winged helix-turn-helix transcriptional regulator gives MDDDEVRGFRTQMKLLQQRLRQEALPVQGITRTALQVLAALVRLPEGSQPGQVAQELRMTSSNVAAALRELEAAGYLRRRRDEADARRVLVFVTEPGRALLADVRGERDTWLGRATAALLDQDEQRLLLAAGALMQRLAEFEQTAPGEPG, from the coding sequence ATGGACGACGACGAGGTGCGCGGGTTCCGGACGCAGATGAAGCTGCTCCAGCAGCGGCTGCGGCAGGAGGCGCTGCCGGTGCAGGGGATCACCCGGACGGCCCTGCAGGTGCTGGCCGCGCTGGTGCGGCTGCCCGAGGGGTCGCAGCCCGGCCAGGTCGCCCAGGAGCTGCGGATGACCAGCTCCAACGTCGCCGCCGCGCTGCGCGAACTGGAGGCCGCCGGCTACCTCCGCCGCCGCCGGGACGAGGCCGACGCGCGCCGGGTGCTGGTGTTCGTCACCGAGCCCGGCCGGGCGCTGCTGGCCGACGTCCGGGGCGAGCGGGACACCTGGCTCGGGCGGGCCACCGCCGCGCTGCTGGACCAGGACGAGCAGCGGCTGCTGCTGGCGGCGGGCGCGCTGATGCAGCGCCTGGCCGAGTTCGAGCAGACCGCCCCCGGGGAGCCCGGATGA
- a CDS encoding MFS transporter — translation MTAGATTGAIPDAGPLARALSSLSVRNYRLYFWGYSISVAGTWMQTLALAFLVLRLTGSGADLGVTTAARYLPLVLLGPFGGLVADRYDKRRLLYLTQSASALVAVAFAVLSALGRADVATVVGLSLALGVLTVFDNPARQSLIGELVPRDRLANAVTLNSVSVNLARVLGAAVGGALVAAVGLTACFALNAVSFLAVLASLAMMRASELTPVARPPREKGQVRAGLRYAGRTPALLLPLVMLTVTGTLAYEFPITLPLVARGAFHGGAGTYGLMAAVMAVGAVTGGLVTAARGNRRRAGNLAFAAVGWGVAILAAALAPDLAWELVALLFVGYGSISFNSLSKTALQLAAEPAMRGRVMALWALAWGGTTVVGGPLVGWAAQEFGSRSSLVVGGVPTVLLGLAMLPALRRIDRAAETRPTPPVTGRVPTAPTPTAPPPTGSTPTGSAGSPPPDRGATPDRGAPSTAR, via the coding sequence ATGACCGCCGGGGCGACCACGGGCGCGATACCCGACGCCGGGCCGCTGGCCCGGGCCCTGTCCTCGCTGTCGGTGCGCAACTACCGGCTGTACTTCTGGGGTTACTCGATCTCGGTCGCCGGTACCTGGATGCAGACGCTGGCGCTGGCCTTCCTGGTGCTGCGGCTCACCGGCAGCGGCGCCGACCTGGGCGTGACCACCGCCGCCCGCTACCTGCCGCTGGTGCTGCTCGGCCCGTTCGGCGGGCTGGTCGCCGACCGCTACGACAAGCGCCGACTGCTGTACCTCACCCAGTCCGCCTCGGCGCTGGTCGCGGTGGCGTTCGCGGTGCTCTCCGCCCTGGGCCGGGCCGACGTCGCGACCGTGGTCGGTCTCTCGCTCGCGCTCGGGGTGCTCACGGTCTTCGACAACCCGGCCCGGCAGAGCCTGATCGGCGAGCTCGTGCCGCGCGACCGGCTGGCCAACGCGGTCACGCTGAACTCGGTGTCGGTGAACCTGGCCCGGGTGCTCGGTGCGGCGGTCGGCGGCGCGCTGGTCGCCGCCGTCGGCCTGACCGCCTGCTTCGCGCTGAACGCGGTGTCGTTCCTGGCCGTGCTGGCCAGCCTGGCGATGATGCGCGCGTCCGAACTGACCCCGGTGGCCCGGCCGCCGCGGGAGAAGGGCCAGGTCCGCGCCGGACTGCGGTACGCCGGGCGGACCCCCGCGCTGCTGCTGCCGCTGGTGATGCTGACCGTCACCGGGACCCTGGCCTACGAGTTCCCGATCACGCTGCCGCTGGTGGCCCGGGGCGCCTTCCACGGCGGGGCCGGGACCTACGGCCTGATGGCGGCGGTGATGGCGGTGGGCGCGGTCACCGGCGGACTGGTCACCGCCGCCCGGGGGAACCGGCGACGGGCCGGGAACCTGGCCTTCGCCGCCGTCGGCTGGGGCGTCGCCATCCTGGCGGCGGCCCTCGCGCCGGACCTGGCCTGGGAGCTGGTGGCGCTGCTCTTCGTCGGCTACGGCAGCATCAGCTTCAACTCGCTGTCCAAGACCGCCCTGCAGCTCGCCGCCGAACCGGCGATGCGCGGCCGGGTGATGGCGCTGTGGGCGCTGGCCTGGGGCGGTACCACGGTCGTCGGCGGGCCGCTGGTCGGCTGGGCCGCGCAGGAGTTCGGCAGCCGCTCCTCGCTGGTCGTCGGCGGTGTGCCGACGGTGCTGCTCGGACTGGCGATGCTGCCCGCGCTGCGGCGGATCGACCGCGCCGCCGAGACCCGCCCCACCCCGCCGGTCACCGGCCGGGTACCGACCGCGCCGACACCGACCGCGCCTCCGCCGACCGGTTCGACGCCGACCGGTTCGGCCGGATCCCCGCCGCCGGACCGGGGTGCGACGCCGGACCGGGGCGCGCCGAGCACCGCCCGCTGA
- a CDS encoding TetR/AcrR family transcriptional regulator, with translation MTQTPALLGPNQTGRGAARRFELFEELVALLISEGFAGFTLDDLAARLRCSKRTLYGLAGSKEQLVRAAVVHFFRRATTRVESAVAVESSPARRLTVYLRAVSAELAPVSPRFFDDVAAFGPAAEVYERNTRAAAGRVQQLIEEGVAGGDFREVHVAFAAEVITSVMVRIQQRQVAGSTGLADAEAYEQLAELLLHGLTR, from the coding sequence GTGACCCAGACACCGGCCCTCCTCGGCCCGAACCAGACCGGACGCGGTGCCGCCCGCCGGTTCGAGCTGTTCGAGGAGCTGGTGGCGCTGCTGATCAGCGAGGGATTCGCCGGATTCACCCTGGACGACCTGGCGGCCCGGCTGCGCTGCTCCAAGCGCACCCTCTACGGGCTGGCGGGCAGCAAGGAGCAGCTGGTCCGGGCCGCGGTGGTGCACTTCTTCCGGCGGGCGACCACCCGGGTGGAGTCGGCGGTGGCGGTGGAGTCCTCCCCGGCCCGGCGGCTGACCGTCTACCTGCGCGCGGTCTCGGCGGAGCTCGCGCCGGTCTCGCCGCGGTTCTTCGACGACGTGGCGGCGTTCGGGCCGGCCGCCGAGGTGTACGAGCGCAACACCCGGGCGGCGGCCGGGCGGGTGCAGCAGCTGATCGAGGAGGGCGTGGCCGGGGGCGACTTCCGCGAGGTGCACGTGGCCTTCGCGGCCGAGGTGATCACTTCGGTGATGGTGCGGATCCAGCAGCGGCAGGTGGCCGGGTCCACCGGGCTGGCGGACGCCGAGGCGTACGAGCAGCTGGCGGAACTGCTGCTGCACGGCCTGACCCGCTGA
- a CDS encoding acyl-CoA dehydrogenase family protein codes for MAVDRLLPTPEAADLIALTREIADKELAPRVEQHEEAESYPEGLFTTLGRAGLLGLAYPEELGGGGQPYEVYLQVLEELAARWAAVAVAVSVHTLACHPLYAYGTERQRQHWLPRMLAGELIGGYSLSEPQAGSDAAALSCKAERTDAGYRINGTKAWITHGGKADFYALFARTAPGSHGISCFVAPGAAEGLSFGAPERKMGLRAVPTTSAYWDGAVIDADRLIGDEGQGLQIAFSALDSGRLGIAACATGIAQAALDAAVDYANQRTTFGRRILDHQGLGFLLADMAAAVDSARATYLDAARRRDAGMPFSRHASVAKLVASDAAMKVTTDAVQVLGGYGYTRDFPVERYMRDAKITQIFEGTNQIQRLVISRQFAR; via the coding sequence ATGGCTGTGGACCGCCTGCTGCCCACCCCCGAGGCGGCGGACCTGATCGCCCTCACCAGGGAGATCGCCGACAAGGAGCTCGCCCCCCGGGTCGAGCAGCACGAAGAGGCCGAGAGCTACCCCGAGGGCCTGTTCACCACCCTGGGCCGGGCCGGACTGCTCGGCCTGGCCTATCCCGAGGAGTTGGGCGGCGGCGGCCAGCCGTACGAGGTCTACCTCCAGGTGCTGGAGGAACTGGCCGCGCGCTGGGCGGCGGTCGCCGTGGCCGTCAGCGTGCACACCCTGGCCTGCCATCCGCTGTACGCCTACGGCACCGAGCGGCAGCGGCAGCACTGGCTGCCGCGGATGCTCGCCGGGGAGCTGATCGGCGGCTACAGCCTGTCCGAGCCGCAGGCCGGATCCGACGCCGCCGCGCTGTCCTGCAAGGCCGAGCGCACCGACGCGGGCTACCGGATCAACGGCACCAAGGCCTGGATCACCCACGGCGGCAAGGCCGACTTCTACGCGCTGTTCGCCCGGACCGCCCCCGGCAGCCACGGGATCTCCTGCTTCGTCGCGCCCGGCGCGGCCGAGGGGCTGTCCTTCGGCGCCCCCGAGCGGAAGATGGGCCTGCGCGCGGTCCCCACCACCTCCGCCTACTGGGACGGCGCGGTGATCGACGCCGACCGGCTGATCGGGGACGAGGGCCAGGGCCTGCAGATCGCCTTCAGCGCGCTGGACTCCGGCCGCCTCGGGATCGCCGCCTGCGCCACCGGCATAGCGCAGGCCGCGCTGGACGCCGCCGTCGACTACGCCAACCAGCGGACCACCTTCGGCCGCCGCATCCTCGACCACCAGGGCCTGGGCTTCCTGCTGGCCGACATGGCCGCCGCGGTCGACTCGGCCCGGGCCACCTACCTCGACGCCGCCCGCCGCCGCGACGCCGGAATGCCCTTCAGCCGCCACGCCAGCGTGGCCAAACTGGTCGCCTCCGACGCCGCCATGAAGGTCACCACCGACGCCGTGCAGGTCCTCGGCGGATACGGTTACACCCGGGACTTCCCGGTCGAGCGGTACATGCGCGATGCCAAGATCACCCAGATCTTCGAGGGCACCAACCAGATCCAACGCCTGGTCATCAGCCGCCAGTTCGCCCGCTGA
- a CDS encoding SDR family NAD(P)-dependent oxidoreductase: protein MDIAGSAALVTGAASGLGAATAAALAARGATVYGLDLDKAVAAAGEQPDGVVLLAADVTEEDPVRAALARIDDDGAELRLAVNCAGIAPSARILGRGGPHDLDLFRAVLNVNLLGTFNVMRLAAEAIARHQPEAGGQRGVIVNTASIAAFEGQIGQIAYAASKAGVAGMTITAARDLAKHGIRVVTIAPGIVDTPMMAGFSEEVRAGLGAGVPFPQRLAQPSEYARLVTSVVEQDYLNGETIRLDGALRMGPR from the coding sequence ATGGACATCGCCGGATCCGCCGCACTGGTCACCGGCGCCGCCTCCGGCCTGGGCGCCGCCACCGCCGCCGCCCTGGCCGCGCGCGGCGCCACGGTGTACGGGCTGGACCTGGACAAGGCCGTCGCCGCCGCCGGGGAGCAGCCCGACGGGGTCGTCCTGCTGGCCGCCGACGTCACCGAGGAGGACCCGGTCCGCGCGGCGCTGGCCCGGATCGACGACGACGGCGCGGAGCTGCGGCTCGCCGTCAACTGCGCCGGGATCGCCCCCTCGGCCCGGATCCTGGGCCGCGGCGGACCGCACGACCTGGACCTGTTCCGCGCCGTGCTGAACGTCAACCTGCTCGGCACCTTCAACGTGATGCGGCTGGCCGCCGAGGCCATCGCCCGCCATCAGCCGGAGGCCGGGGGCCAGCGCGGCGTCATCGTCAACACCGCCTCGATCGCCGCCTTCGAGGGCCAGATCGGCCAGATCGCCTACGCCGCGTCCAAGGCCGGGGTCGCCGGGATGACCATCACCGCCGCCCGTGACCTGGCCAAGCACGGCATCCGGGTGGTCACCATCGCCCCCGGCATCGTGGACACCCCGATGATGGCGGGCTTCAGCGAGGAGGTCCGGGCCGGGCTCGGCGCGGGCGTGCCCTTCCCGCAGCGGCTCGCCCAGCCGAGCGAGTACGCCCGGCTGGTGACCAGCGTCGTCGAGCAGGACTACCTCAACGGCGAGACCATCCGGCTGGACGGCGCGCTGCGGATGGGCCCGCGCTGA